A region of uncultured Anaeromusa sp. DNA encodes the following proteins:
- a CDS encoding HD domain-containing phosphohydrolase, with protein sequence MNWRDALAYLLSRLRLDDMQSRLLFSSALLVFTPLLLLLPLQERTSSPISDPSVYRELQYITDIQNANIQRWFTEQSNFVELLSNLPSVRQGTSADIQLVLDETFRVQSNFTALTFIDASGIARASVHGPLNLYVGDRDYFQQAKQGKITLSNILVDRSTGRPVLVFASPVRDEDGTIRGVITSTTQLSHLQNILSSVHFGATGKMYIAAPDGTIIAGAALDIPSSLIKRLDGFKQAQQSQQGIGTYTDYLGQNVVAVFKPLEIQGWILFCEMDLKEAYQHHENKMRMLLIGLGLVTILALLLLFLGQEMFLRPLRHLMHLAEEYRKGNYMARLSKQSLLLAPTELRHLGETLNANAEKLSTMLETMDIVNKVVTETEARYRTLVEKSMVGVYGILDNRIMYANPRLADLLGYELGELSGGMPVHDIIHPDHLLEVQQRMKDRLAGELVDENYEVKLIRRDGQVIFAEIYASLGTLGGQPALIGTILDISERKKMEDELRHLSMHDQLTGLFNRTFFEGEMQRLSSSRQPVGIVIIDVNGLKLINDTLGHASGDALICNVASLLRLHFRGDDIVSRIGGDEFAALLPNSTDQQLGQLLNRLRTAASSYNQEHPELPLSIATGYAIATPEITSLEDAFRQADNHMYNDKSQHRESARRLILNSFLRKVQGREGTQQKDIQHMQMLITKLAQKLQLPDTLIPQLQAAVRYYDIGLLSVSESILSSKAALSEEDRRHIHRHPEVGQRLVESIPELSSIGDWILKHHERWDGSGYPMGLEGSNIPTGVRMLSLIDSYEAMRHDRPYRPALSFEETIAELKSQAGHQFDPQITESFITVLYELHEKSVEENSKTK encoded by the coding sequence ATGAATTGGCGCGATGCTCTTGCGTATCTGCTCAGCAGACTGCGCTTAGATGATATGCAATCGCGGTTGCTTTTTAGCTCCGCGCTGCTTGTTTTTACCCCCTTATTACTGCTGCTCCCCTTACAAGAACGCACCTCTTCCCCCATATCTGACCCATCAGTCTATCGGGAATTACAATATATCACCGACATCCAGAACGCCAACATCCAACGTTGGTTTACAGAGCAGTCCAATTTCGTTGAACTTTTGAGCAACCTTCCTTCTGTGCGTCAGGGAACTTCTGCAGACATTCAATTGGTTCTAGACGAGACGTTCCGCGTCCAGAGCAACTTTACCGCTTTGACCTTTATTGATGCCAGCGGCATCGCCAGAGCTTCCGTGCACGGCCCGTTGAACCTCTATGTTGGTGACCGTGATTATTTCCAACAAGCCAAGCAAGGTAAAATCACCTTAAGCAATATCTTAGTTGATCGCTCCACGGGACGGCCAGTTCTTGTATTTGCTTCTCCTGTCCGTGACGAAGACGGAACCATTCGCGGCGTCATTACCAGCACGACACAACTTAGCCATTTACAAAACATTTTATCTTCCGTCCATTTTGGAGCAACAGGAAAAATGTATATTGCCGCTCCAGACGGCACTATCATCGCCGGAGCCGCTCTAGACATTCCCAGTTCGCTGATAAAACGCCTAGACGGCTTCAAACAGGCACAACAATCGCAACAAGGCATTGGTACCTATACGGACTACTTGGGCCAAAATGTCGTAGCCGTATTTAAACCGCTAGAAATCCAAGGTTGGATCTTGTTTTGCGAAATGGATCTAAAGGAAGCCTATCAGCATCACGAAAACAAGATGCGCATGTTGCTCATCGGCCTGGGGCTTGTCACAATCCTCGCACTGCTGCTGCTCTTTTTAGGCCAAGAGATGTTCCTTCGCCCCTTGCGGCATTTAATGCATTTAGCAGAAGAATACCGCAAAGGAAATTATATGGCCAGACTTTCCAAACAGAGTTTGCTACTAGCCCCTACCGAGCTGCGTCATTTGGGTGAAACACTCAATGCCAATGCTGAAAAGCTTTCTACTATGCTAGAGACCATGGATATTGTCAACAAAGTAGTTACGGAAACAGAAGCTCGTTACCGCACACTGGTAGAAAAGTCTATGGTCGGTGTTTATGGCATCTTAGATAATCGCATCATGTATGCTAATCCTCGTCTTGCGGACTTGCTTGGCTACGAGCTCGGCGAACTCAGCGGCGGCATGCCTGTGCATGACATCATCCACCCAGATCACCTACTTGAGGTACAGCAACGCATGAAAGACCGCCTTGCAGGCGAACTTGTCGATGAAAATTACGAAGTAAAGTTGATCCGCCGCGACGGCCAAGTTATTTTCGCAGAAATTTACGCTTCTCTCGGTACCCTTGGCGGCCAACCGGCTTTGATTGGCACCATTTTGGATATCAGCGAACGCAAAAAAATGGAAGATGAGTTGCGTCATCTCAGCATGCATGATCAACTTACAGGCCTCTTTAACCGCACCTTCTTTGAAGGAGAAATGCAGCGTTTGAGCAGCAGCCGTCAGCCTGTCGGCATTGTCATCATTGATGTCAATGGTCTCAAGTTGATTAACGACACCCTGGGACATGCCAGCGGCGATGCCCTGATCTGCAATGTTGCCTCGCTATTGCGTTTGCATTTCCGCGGTGATGATATTGTTTCCCGCATCGGCGGTGATGAGTTTGCCGCCCTCTTGCCTAACAGCACCGACCAGCAGTTAGGGCAACTCCTCAACCGCCTTCGCACAGCAGCCTCATCCTATAATCAAGAGCATCCAGAACTCCCTTTGAGTATAGCCACAGGGTATGCCATTGCCACTCCGGAGATTACTTCTTTAGAAGATGCTTTCCGCCAAGCGGATAATCATATGTACAATGATAAAAGTCAACACCGTGAATCCGCGCGTCGGCTTATTCTCAACAGCTTCTTACGCAAAGTCCAAGGACGCGAAGGAACGCAGCAAAAAGATATTCAGCACATGCAAATGTTGATCACTAAACTGGCGCAAAAGCTTCAACTTCCAGATACTTTAATTCCGCAGCTGCAAGCCGCCGTCCGTTATTACGACATCGGCCTTTTGAGTGTCAGCGAAAGTATCCTCTCCTCCAAAGCTGCCCTTAGCGAAGAAGACCGTAGGCACATTCACCGGCATCCAGAGGTAGGGCAACGTTTGGTCGAAAGTATCCCCGAACTTTCCAGCATCGGCGACTGGATTCTAAAGCACCATGAACGTTGGGATGGCTCCGGTTACCCCATGGGGTTAGAAGGCTCCAATATACCTACCGGCGTACGCATGCTTAGTCTGATTGACAGCTATGAAGCGATGCGACATGACCGCCCATACCGGCCAGCGCTCTCCTTCGAAGAGACGATTGCTGAACTCAAAAGCCAAGCGGGACATCAATTCGACCCGCAGATTACAGAAAGTTTTATTACCGTTCTTTACGAATTGCACGAAAAATCCGTTGAAGAAAATTCGAAAACAAAATAG
- a CDS encoding NAD(P)/FAD-dependent oxidoreductase, producing MSSQFDVAIIGGGPAAIFAAYELTLKDPCPKVALVEAGLDIYNRRCPIAEKKVSQCINCKPCSIMRGFGGAGAFSDGKYNLTTEFGGWLHEYLDDEEVMDLIYYIDAVNCSYGAPSECFTTQNSHLKRRALAYDLHLLEGTVRHLGTENNLQILKNIYEEMKEKVSFFFRTQVEEILPQGENKGFVLKAKGEIEEISCDTLIAAPGRAGAEWFSKQCQALNLPVFNNQVDVGVRVEIPAEVFQQITDEVYEAKLVYRTKQYGDLVRTFCMNPKGYVVAENTDGIITVNGHSYRDEALHSKNTNFALLVSNRFTEPFNEPHQYGKRIASFSNMLGGGVLVQRFGDLIKGRRTNEHRLDQSFTRPTLDAVPGDLSLVLPKRHLDNIIEMIYALDKVAPGMANNDTLLYGVEVKFYSSRLQLSNLLETEFPGMFAIGDGAGVTRGLSQASASGVYVARTILSRWKKTL from the coding sequence ATGTCTAGTCAATTTGATGTTGCTATTATCGGTGGTGGTCCTGCTGCTATTTTTGCAGCGTACGAGCTAACCCTAAAAGATCCTTGCCCTAAGGTGGCGTTGGTGGAAGCGGGATTGGATATTTATAACCGGCGCTGTCCTATAGCAGAGAAAAAAGTATCGCAGTGTATCAATTGCAAGCCATGCAGCATTATGCGCGGCTTCGGCGGAGCTGGGGCTTTTTCCGACGGTAAGTACAATTTGACGACCGAGTTTGGTGGTTGGCTGCATGAGTATCTTGATGATGAAGAAGTTATGGACTTGATTTACTATATTGATGCTGTCAATTGCTCCTATGGAGCGCCATCAGAGTGCTTTACTACGCAAAATAGTCATTTGAAGCGGCGAGCTTTAGCTTATGATTTACATTTACTCGAAGGTACGGTACGGCACTTGGGAACCGAAAACAATCTGCAGATTTTGAAAAATATCTACGAAGAGATGAAAGAAAAAGTTTCCTTTTTCTTTCGCACACAAGTGGAAGAAATTTTGCCTCAAGGAGAAAATAAAGGCTTTGTGCTGAAGGCGAAGGGTGAAATAGAAGAAATTTCTTGCGATACCTTAATCGCTGCGCCTGGACGGGCGGGAGCCGAATGGTTTTCAAAACAGTGTCAGGCTTTGAATTTGCCTGTGTTCAACAATCAAGTTGACGTAGGGGTGCGGGTAGAGATTCCCGCAGAAGTATTCCAACAGATTACTGATGAAGTATATGAAGCAAAATTAGTGTATCGTACGAAACAATACGGCGATTTAGTACGCACCTTCTGCATGAACCCCAAAGGCTATGTGGTAGCGGAAAATACGGATGGGATTATTACTGTGAACGGCCACAGCTATCGCGATGAAGCGTTGCATAGTAAAAATACCAACTTTGCGTTGCTTGTAAGCAATCGCTTTACAGAACCTTTCAATGAGCCGCACCAATATGGCAAGCGCATTGCCTCTTTCTCTAATATGTTGGGCGGTGGCGTGTTGGTACAGCGCTTTGGAGATTTGATTAAAGGAAGACGGACGAATGAACACCGTCTAGACCAGAGTTTTACGCGGCCAACCTTAGATGCAGTCCCCGGCGATTTAAGCCTAGTGCTTCCTAAACGTCATTTAGACAATATCATTGAAATGATTTACGCCTTGGACAAAGTTGCGCCCGGCATGGCGAACAATGATACTTTGCTTTATGGCGTGGAAGTCAAATTTTACAGTTCCAGATTGCAGCTAAGCAATCTTTTGGAGACAGAGTTTCCAGGAATGTTTGCCATCGGCGATGGTGCAGGGGTAACTAGAGGCCTGTCTCAGGCTAGCGCTAGCGGGGTTTATGTGGCGCGGACTATTTTGTCACGCTGGAAAAAGACTCTCTAG
- the speE gene encoding polyamine aminopropyltransferase translates to MDLWMTEWQTQHLGMSVRIKETLFSGRSSFQEIAVVESEPFGRMLVLDGVFQTSLFDEFIYHEMMAHVSLSTHPNPKRILIIGGGDGGTAREVLRHPSVEKVEMIEIDGMVVDVCKEFLPEISEALIADSERLEVKIGDGIQHMSRTENEYDVIIVDCSDPIGPGEGLFTRAFYQDVSRALKADGLFVQQTESPFYHQELIRRLWQDVEDLFPVARMYLAHIPLYPGGMHSFTMGSKKTDPLQVDLRPLPFRTKYFNESMYRSCFALPNFVQELLTVKTK, encoded by the coding sequence ATGGATTTATGGATGACAGAGTGGCAAACTCAGCACCTGGGAATGTCGGTGCGTATAAAGGAAACATTGTTTTCGGGGCGTTCTTCATTTCAAGAGATTGCCGTGGTGGAATCGGAACCGTTCGGACGGATGTTAGTCTTGGACGGCGTATTCCAGACCAGCTTGTTTGATGAATTTATTTATCATGAGATGATGGCTCACGTGTCGTTGAGTACACATCCTAATCCCAAACGCATCTTGATTATTGGCGGCGGAGATGGCGGCACGGCGCGGGAAGTGTTGCGTCATCCAAGCGTGGAAAAGGTAGAAATGATAGAAATAGACGGCATGGTTGTGGATGTCTGTAAGGAATTTTTACCGGAAATCAGCGAAGCTCTTATTGCCGATTCAGAGCGGTTGGAAGTGAAGATTGGCGACGGGATTCAGCATATGAGCCGGACGGAAAACGAGTACGACGTTATTATTGTGGATTGCTCGGATCCGATCGGTCCTGGCGAAGGATTATTTACCAGAGCGTTTTATCAGGATGTTTCTAGGGCTTTGAAAGCAGACGGCCTTTTTGTGCAACAGACAGAGTCGCCTTTTTATCATCAGGAGCTGATTCGGCGGTTGTGGCAGGATGTGGAGGATTTGTTCCCGGTGGCGAGAATGTATCTGGCGCATATTCCGTTGTATCCAGGGGGAATGCATTCGTTCACTATGGGGTCTAAAAAGACGGATCCGTTGCAGGTGGACTTGCGTCCGCTGCCTTTCAGGACCAAGTATTTTAATGAATCGATGTACCGCAGTTGTTTTGCATTGCCGAATTTTGTGCAAGAATTATTGACCGTAAAGACGAAATAA
- a CDS encoding potassium channel protein, giving the protein MVQRLKKSIGAFLIILVIGIWGFMIFEELSFLDALYVTVVTLATVGYGDITPVTPEGRIFVIFFIVAGFSVTYYTLIMVVSLLLEGQIRDLLGRRGMERSISKMQDHIIVCGAGKVGSNVVQSLLEKKEPFVVIEKDDIVYQALREEKVLVLHGDATLDSVLLQAGVAEAKGVIAALSDDADNVYVTLTARSLNPTAHIVARAERLEAENKLRIAGANQVIVPSVMGARQMVASMTRPVFVDFVENVLHNEELPMDFSEVTINETSSFVGKRFAESQIKERFHSIVIALRRGEELMSNPHAQERIQVGDVLLVLGPTEYLGELQLFAQNSEK; this is encoded by the coding sequence ATGGTGCAACGCTTAAAAAAGTCCATCGGCGCTTTTTTAATTATCTTGGTTATTGGTATTTGGGGCTTTATGATCTTTGAAGAGCTTTCCTTTTTGGATGCGCTTTATGTGACCGTTGTGACGTTGGCAACCGTGGGGTATGGCGATATCACGCCGGTTACTCCCGAAGGTCGTATTTTTGTCATCTTCTTTATCGTTGCCGGTTTTTCCGTAACCTATTATACGTTGATTATGGTTGTATCTTTACTCTTAGAAGGCCAAATACGTGATTTGCTGGGGAGGCGGGGCATGGAGCGCAGTATTAGCAAAATGCAGGACCATATTATTGTGTGCGGCGCAGGCAAAGTAGGCAGTAATGTGGTGCAGTCGCTGCTGGAAAAAAAGGAACCCTTTGTAGTTATTGAAAAAGACGATATCGTTTATCAAGCCCTGCGCGAAGAAAAAGTACTGGTATTGCATGGCGACGCCACCTTAGACAGTGTGTTGCTGCAAGCGGGCGTGGCTGAGGCCAAAGGAGTTATTGCCGCTTTGTCGGATGATGCTGATAATGTGTACGTGACATTAACCGCGAGAAGCTTAAACCCTACGGCACATATTGTAGCGAGAGCCGAACGGCTGGAGGCGGAGAATAAACTGCGCATTGCCGGAGCGAACCAGGTTATTGTACCGTCGGTGATGGGCGCGCGCCAGATGGTGGCTTCCATGACACGGCCAGTGTTTGTTGATTTTGTAGAAAATGTCTTGCATAACGAAGAGTTGCCTATGGACTTTTCCGAAGTAACGATAAATGAGACCTCTTCTTTTGTAGGCAAACGCTTTGCAGAAAGCCAGATTAAAGAACGTTTTCACTCGATTGTTATCGCCTTACGCCGAGGGGAAGAACTTATGAGCAATCCTCATGCGCAGGAACGCATTCAAGTGGGGGATGTTCTGCTGGTTTTAGGGCCGACGGAATATTTAGGAGAGCTGCAGCTTTTCGCGCAAAACAGTGAAAAATAG
- a CDS encoding transcription repressor NadR, giving the protein METKERRAALQERLQASSEAVTGTALAQEFGVSRQVIVGDIAILRAAGSPIVATPQGYWIPKEKVKQTIQATLVCRHDNVQLAAELFAVVDRGGCVLDVAVEHPLYGELKGALRLSSRRDVERFLHNLGEAQAEPLSLLTGGVHLHTIEVPDRETLHEIEAELAQMGILVR; this is encoded by the coding sequence ATGGAAACGAAAGAACGCAGGGCGGCTTTGCAAGAACGTTTGCAGGCGTCTTCCGAAGCGGTAACGGGTACGGCGTTGGCGCAGGAATTCGGCGTGAGCCGCCAAGTAATTGTCGGTGATATTGCTATTTTACGCGCTGCAGGCAGTCCGATCGTTGCGACGCCGCAAGGATATTGGATACCTAAGGAAAAAGTAAAACAAACAATTCAAGCTACCCTGGTTTGTCGGCATGACAATGTGCAATTGGCAGCTGAACTTTTTGCGGTGGTGGACCGAGGCGGCTGCGTACTGGATGTGGCGGTGGAACACCCTTTGTATGGAGAATTAAAAGGGGCCTTGCGTCTTTCCTCGCGGCGTGATGTGGAACGGTTTTTGCACAACTTGGGTGAAGCGCAAGCGGAGCCATTATCGTTACTGACTGGTGGCGTTCATTTGCACACGATAGAAGTGCCTGACAGGGAAACTTTGCATGAAATAGAAGCTGAATTAGCCCAAATGGGGATTTTGGTTCGTTGA
- a CDS encoding MFS transporter produces MDVISRMERIPTGAFHYRLLALTGLGWMFDAMDTGLIAFVLPALAKAWGLSMAQMGYIGSMGLVGMALGAVLAGGAADRFGRRKLFAATLVLYSVATGLCGIAWNYESLLVFRFLVGFGLGGQLPVAVTLVSEFSPPKDRGKMIVLLESFWGCGWLIAALVAYLVIPYYGWHVAFLLGAVPALYVFWIWRWVPESVRYLTAQGRLAEAHAIVSDMERRSGLAICEEAVAPKQSTTTTRIAFRELWTPQFRKRTLVLWVIWFGIVYSYYGIFTWLPSLMVGQGHTVVKTFEYVLLMTLAQLPGYFCAAFLVDRLGRKGTLASFLSLSAVCAYFFGQGGSGSELLFWGSCMSFFNLGAWGVVYTYTPELYPTSMRAFGSGWAAAVGRVGGILAPSLVGWFLSFGGSIAQIFGMFTLVMLVTAAVIWLWGEETRGLRLDANE; encoded by the coding sequence ATGGATGTAATTAGTCGCATGGAACGCATACCTACAGGTGCGTTTCATTATCGCTTGCTGGCGTTAACAGGCTTGGGCTGGATGTTTGATGCTATGGATACGGGGTTGATTGCGTTTGTGCTGCCTGCCTTAGCCAAAGCGTGGGGGCTGTCAATGGCGCAAATGGGCTATATCGGCAGCATGGGCCTGGTGGGGATGGCGCTGGGAGCTGTTTTAGCTGGTGGAGCAGCGGATCGTTTTGGGCGGCGTAAGCTTTTTGCGGCAACACTTGTTTTGTATAGTGTCGCCACCGGCTTGTGCGGTATTGCCTGGAATTATGAATCTTTATTGGTATTTCGCTTTTTGGTGGGCTTTGGGCTGGGCGGGCAGCTGCCTGTGGCGGTAACGCTGGTTAGTGAATTTTCGCCTCCTAAAGACCGTGGCAAGATGATTGTTCTGCTGGAAAGCTTTTGGGGCTGCGGTTGGCTGATTGCCGCCTTGGTAGCGTACTTGGTAATCCCTTATTATGGCTGGCATGTGGCCTTTTTGCTAGGAGCGGTTCCGGCTCTGTACGTTTTTTGGATCTGGCGTTGGGTGCCGGAATCGGTACGTTATTTGACGGCACAGGGACGCTTGGCGGAAGCCCACGCGATTGTAAGCGATATGGAGCGGCGCAGCGGCTTGGCGATTTGCGAAGAAGCGGTGGCTCCCAAGCAGTCTACAACAACGACTCGTATTGCTTTTAGGGAGCTATGGACGCCGCAGTTTAGGAAGCGGACTCTTGTGCTTTGGGTGATCTGGTTTGGCATCGTATATTCGTATTACGGTATTTTTACCTGGCTGCCTTCGTTAATGGTAGGCCAGGGGCATACCGTAGTGAAAACCTTTGAATATGTGCTGTTGATGACCTTGGCGCAGCTACCTGGTTACTTCTGCGCCGCCTTCCTGGTGGATCGGCTCGGTAGAAAAGGCACATTGGCTTCCTTCTTATCTTTGAGCGCGGTATGCGCATACTTTTTTGGACAAGGCGGCTCCGGCAGCGAACTGCTTTTTTGGGGTAGTTGTATGTCTTTCTTCAATCTCGGTGCCTGGGGCGTGGTCTATACGTATACACCCGAACTCTATCCGACAAGTATGCGCGCCTTTGGTTCCGGTTGGGCGGCTGCTGTAGGGCGCGTTGGGGGTATCTTAGCGCCGTCCCTGGTAGGATGGTTCCTATCTTTTGGCGGTTCAATTGCGCAGATATTTGGCATGTTTACGTTGGTCATGCTTGTTACGGCGGCTGTGATTTGGCTTTGGGGAGAAGAAACGCGCGGTCTGCGGTTAGATGCGAATGAATAG
- a CDS encoding methyl-accepting chemotaxis protein, with protein sequence MMGFFNDLKVGKKIACLMLMALLSLCVASGMGYYNSQKSSTMMRVMYEEGFVPNDDITSALSIANENNGYVLELMITTDDSKNKELYDKITKNSGIVNEIFSRMDKEKFDEQGSALWNDIKKEQASYRIARNEVIALAMQNKNAEAYMLYTSKLVPVSDSYIGKIRKLSDHYSNVGKKINEDNQAAATATTQLLIMVFFVSLVAMSGFGFFISKVITVPLQRMVAICGELAQGDFRDKPRAVLRKDEIGQLADSLADMRANLRKVLKHVNESSEQVAAASEELTASADQSAHAATSVAISINNVATGAENQLRESDTTAGVVEQMSAGIEQVAATSNQVASQSVKAAQKAKDGNAAIEEAVTQMAHIEESVNNSAQVVTKLGERSKEIGQIVDTISGIAAQTNLLALNAAIEAARAGEQGRGFAVVADEVRKLAEQSQNAAKQISGLISEIQGETDKAVKAMAEGTKEVNVGAKVVNTAGVTFEEISHVVTDVAEQVREISAVMQQLAGSSQQIVLSVREINKLCQDSSGEVQSVSAATEEQTASMEEIASASQSLAQLAQDLQISVSKFRI encoded by the coding sequence ATGATGGGGTTTTTCAATGACCTAAAAGTTGGGAAAAAAATTGCTTGTTTGATGCTCATGGCTCTTTTGTCGCTCTGTGTTGCTAGCGGCATGGGATACTATAATTCCCAAAAATCGAGCACAATGATGAGAGTAATGTACGAAGAAGGATTCGTTCCTAATGATGATATTACAAGTGCATTAAGTATTGCAAACGAAAATAATGGGTATGTTTTGGAGTTGATGATCACTACCGATGACAGTAAAAACAAAGAATTATATGATAAAATCACTAAAAATAGCGGAATAGTTAATGAAATATTTTCTAGAATGGATAAAGAAAAATTTGATGAACAGGGATCGGCATTGTGGAATGATATAAAAAAAGAGCAAGCTTCATACAGAATAGCGCGGAATGAAGTAATTGCTCTGGCCATGCAAAATAAAAATGCTGAAGCATACATGCTTTATACGTCAAAATTAGTTCCTGTGAGTGATTCCTACATAGGTAAGATAAGAAAATTATCAGATCACTATAGTAATGTTGGCAAAAAAATCAACGAGGATAATCAAGCGGCTGCAACAGCGACAACTCAGCTTCTTATTATGGTGTTCTTTGTATCGTTGGTGGCAATGAGCGGGTTTGGCTTTTTTATTTCCAAGGTTATTACAGTTCCATTACAACGAATGGTTGCGATTTGCGGAGAACTTGCGCAAGGTGATTTTCGTGACAAACCTCGAGCTGTTTTACGTAAAGATGAGATTGGTCAGTTGGCAGATTCTTTGGCAGACATGAGAGCAAATTTGAGAAAAGTTTTGAAGCATGTTAATGAATCGTCGGAACAAGTGGCTGCCGCTTCAGAGGAATTAACGGCGAGTGCAGATCAGTCTGCTCATGCGGCAACATCAGTTGCGATTTCTATTAACAATGTTGCTACAGGAGCAGAAAATCAACTTAGAGAAAGCGATACGACAGCAGGAGTTGTAGAACAAATGTCAGCTGGAATTGAGCAAGTTGCGGCTACGTCCAATCAAGTCGCTTCACAATCTGTAAAAGCGGCTCAAAAAGCTAAAGACGGTAATGCGGCTATTGAAGAGGCTGTCACTCAAATGGCTCATATTGAAGAATCGGTTAATAATTCGGCACAAGTTGTTACTAAGTTAGGTGAACGTTCTAAAGAAATAGGGCAAATCGTTGATACAATATCAGGAATTGCAGCACAAACAAACTTGTTGGCACTGAATGCAGCTATCGAAGCGGCAAGGGCCGGAGAACAAGGGCGTGGCTTTGCCGTTGTTGCAGATGAAGTAAGAAAACTGGCAGAGCAATCACAAAATGCAGCAAAGCAAATTTCAGGACTAATCAGCGAAATTCAAGGAGAAACTGATAAAGCGGTTAAAGCGATGGCGGAAGGAACCAAAGAGGTTAATGTCGGAGCAAAAGTGGTTAATACCGCAGGAGTAACTTTTGAAGAAATTTCTCACGTAGTGACTGATGTGGCGGAGCAGGTAAGAGAAATTTCTGCAGTCATGCAGCAACTTGCTGGTTCTAGTCAACAAATAGTCTTATCAGTGAGAGAAATTAACAAACTGTGTCAAGACTCATCGGGAGAAGTGCAATCGGTGTCTGCGGCAACAGAAGAACAGACTGCATCTATGGAAGAAATTGCTTCGGCAAGCCAAAGCCTAGCTCAATTGGCTCAAGACTTGCAAATCTCAGTTAGTAAGTTTCGTATATAA